One genomic region from Sphaerochaeta sp. encodes:
- the rplR gene encoding 50S ribosomal protein L18 encodes MNRVMDKRRKHLRRKLHIRKTLSGTALRPRMTVFRSNLHMYVQVIDDEAGNTLVSASTVEKELAGLKNNVENAEKLGEIVGKRMLEKHIDTVVFDRNGYMYHGIVKGIADGARKSGIKF; translated from the coding sequence ATGAACAGAGTGATGGATAAAAGAAGAAAGCATCTGCGCCGCAAGCTCCACATCAGAAAGACACTGAGTGGGACGGCTTTGCGCCCACGGATGACGGTGTTCCGCAGCAACCTGCATATGTACGTCCAGGTCATCGACGATGAAGCCGGCAACACGCTGGTTTCCGCAAGCACCGTGGAGAAAGAGCTGGCCGGCTTGAAGAACAACGTGGAAAACGCCGAGAAGCTTGGCGAGATTGTGGGGAAGCGTATGCTTGAGAAGCATATCGACACCGTGGTGTTCGACCGGAACGGGTACATGTACCACGGGATCGTGAAGGGCATCGCCGATGGCGCTCGTAAGAGCGGCATCAAGTTCTAG
- the rpsE gene encoding 30S ribosomal protein S5, with the protein MDNSRERDRGKDKNDGFTEKLVKLNRVSKVVKGGKHPSFAALVVVGDQKGKVGYGFGKSNDVTEAIRKATDRAKAHLISVPQKNEIPMIPHEIIGNYKSASVLLRPAVPGTGVIAGGAVRAVCDAAGIKDVLSKSLGSKNSINTVKATFDALEHLLDGKTLAKERGKKSLAELWG; encoded by the coding sequence GTGGATAACTCGAGAGAAAGAGATCGGGGCAAGGACAAGAACGACGGCTTCACCGAGAAGCTGGTCAAACTGAACCGTGTCTCCAAGGTAGTCAAGGGTGGTAAGCATCCCTCGTTTGCCGCCTTGGTGGTGGTCGGAGACCAGAAGGGGAAAGTCGGGTACGGATTTGGAAAATCCAATGACGTGACCGAAGCGATCCGCAAGGCAACCGACAGGGCCAAGGCTCATCTGATTTCCGTTCCGCAGAAGAACGAGATTCCGATGATCCCTCATGAGATCATTGGCAATTACAAGAGCGCCAGCGTGTTGCTCCGCCCTGCTGTTCCTGGTACCGGAGTCATCGCCGGTGGCGCCGTACGCGCCGTCTGCGACGCTGCGGGCATCAAGGACGTGCTGAGCAAGTCACTGGGCTCGAAGAATTCCATCAACACCGTCAAGGCGACCTTCGATGCGCTTGAGCATCTGTTGGACGGCAAGACGTTGGCGAAGGAACGGGGCAAGAAGTCTCTTGCCGAGTTGTGGGGGTAA
- the rpmD gene encoding 50S ribosomal protein L30, with translation MAEAKKLKITLVRSLNGGLPVQRKTARGLGLGKISSSVVQEDNPSIRGMIRVIEHLVKVEEI, from the coding sequence ATGGCGGAAGCGAAGAAACTCAAGATCACATTGGTCCGGAGTCTCAATGGCGGCCTTCCTGTACAACGCAAGACGGCCAGAGGCCTTGGACTGGGGAAGATCAGCAGTTCCGTGGTGCAGGAGGATAACCCCTCCATCCGTGGAATGATTCGCGTGATCGAGCACCTGGTGAAAGTCGAGGAGATATAA
- the rplO gene encoding 50S ribosomal protein L15 encodes MAQIQVPVGAHTKKTIVGRGIGGKGRTCGKGNKGQNSRSGGGVAPGFEGGQMPMYRRVARRGFSNYPFKKEYLPISLDVLNANFNDGDTVTLDALKDKGLVRGCRTLVKILCDGELTKKLVIEGLKVSAAAGEKVKAAGGEIK; translated from the coding sequence ATGGCACAGATTCAAGTACCGGTTGGTGCGCATACAAAGAAGACCATCGTCGGTCGTGGGATCGGCGGCAAAGGCAGAACCTGCGGCAAAGGAAACAAGGGGCAGAACTCTCGTTCCGGTGGCGGGGTCGCTCCGGGGTTTGAAGGTGGACAGATGCCGATGTATCGCCGTGTGGCGCGCAGAGGTTTCTCCAACTACCCGTTCAAGAAGGAATATTTGCCGATTTCCCTTGATGTGTTGAACGCCAACTTCAATGATGGCGACACGGTGACGCTCGATGCCCTGAAGGACAAAGGGTTGGTTCGTGGATGCCGGACTCTGGTCAAGATCCTCTGCGACGGGGAACTGACCAAGAAACTGGTCATTGAAGGGCTGAAGGTTTCCGCAGCGGCTGGTGAGAAGGTCAAGGCTGCGGGTGGCGAGATCAAATAA